A genomic stretch from Lepisosteus oculatus isolate fLepOcu1 chromosome 7, fLepOcu1.hap2, whole genome shotgun sequence includes:
- the gpr22a gene encoding G-protein coupled receptor 22 translates to MHIPPVLEVTMQSENNVTVRDSTESISSNMNQALPYPLSFQVSLTGFLMLEIVLGLSSNLTVLVLYSMKSNLINSVSNIVTMNLHVLDVIICVGCIPLTIVIILLSLESNTALICCFHEACVSFASVATAVNVLAITLDRYDISVKPANRILTMGRAVMLLTIIWIVSFFSFLIPFMEVSFFNLQGDKTEQNKTLPGTDTNRYYTELGLYYHLLAQIPIFFFTAIVMLITYSKILQALNIRIGTRFATVQKKKARKKKTISMTTQHETTDVSQSSGGRNVMFGVRTSVSVIIALRRAVKRHRERRERQKRVFRMSLLIISTFLLCWTPITVLNTIILSVGPSSLLVRLRLGFLVMAYGTTIFHPLLYAFTRQKFQKVLKSKMKKRVVSIVEADPLPNNAVIHNSWIDPKRNKKVTFEENEVRQKCLASEEVE, encoded by the coding sequence ATGCATATCCCCCCAGTGCTGGAAGTCACCATGCAGTCGGAAAACAACGTTACTGTACGAGACAGTACTGAATCCATCAGCAGCAACATGAATCAGGCATTGCCATACCCACTGAGCTTTCAGGTTTCACTTACTGGCTTTCTCATGCTGGAAATTGTTTTGGGCCTCAGCAGCAACTTGACAGTGCTCGTCTTGTACAGCATGAAGTCAAACCTGATCAATTCAGTCAGTAACATTGTCACTATGAACTTGCATGTGCTGGATGTCATTATTTGTGTGGGCTGCATCCCCCTCACCATCGTTATTATTCTGCTTTCCCTAGAAAGCAACACAGCTCTGATCTGCTGCTTTCATGAAGCCTGTGTCTCTTTCGCCAGTGTGGCGACCGCAGTCAACGTGCTTGCGATCACTCTGGACCGCTATGATATTTCGGTAAAGCCAGCAAACCGTATCCTCACCATGGGTAGGGCAGTCATGCTGCTCACAATCATTTGGATTGTGTCCTTCTTTAGCTTCCTGATACCATTCATGGAGGTCAGTTTCTTCAACCTTCAAGGTGACAAAACAGAGCAAAACAAGACTCTCCCTGGCACGGACACCAACAGATATTACACTGAGCTGGGGCTGTATTATCACCTTCTTGCCCAGATccccattttctttttcactgccATTGTCATGCTCATCACGTATTCCAAAATCCTGCAGGCTTTGAACATTAGGATCGGTACCAGGTTTGCCAcagtgcaaaagaaaaaagcccGGAAGAAAAAGACAATATCGATGACCACGCAGCACGAAACCACCGACGTGTCGCAGAGCAGTGGAGGGCGTAATGTCATGTTCGGCGTAAGGACTTCGGTGTCCGTCATCATTGCTCTGAGGAGAGCTGTGAAGCGTCACCGCGAGAGgcgggagagacaaaagagggTTTTCAGGATGTCCCTCTTGATCATCTCCACCTTCCTGCTGTGCTGGACACCAAtcactgttttaaacacaaTCATTTTAAGCGTGGGGCCAAGCAGTCTTCTGGTCAGGCTAAGACTTGGCTTTCTGGTGATGGCTTATGGAACCACAATATTTCACCCATTGCTATACGCCTTCACGCGACAGAAATTTCAAAAAGTACTAAagagcaaaatgaaaaaaagagtgGTGTCCATAGTGGAGGCAGACCCCTTGCCTAACAATGCAGTCATTCACAACTC